A stretch of Vannielia litorea DNA encodes these proteins:
- a CDS encoding AAA family ATPase, with protein sequence MAKGFTVFPAGANKRPLIKGWQDKASDDPAQIERWWKKWPNAMPALPTGSRNGIAVMDVDCKGERDGLAALALFNDVDAMSPVWITTPSGGRHIYFRPPEGMGNSAPVPYGVDVKAEGGFVIAPGAINGKGVYSITSGSLGDDLPEWPKTFLPQQKPAGQAKAEPSGRDFSVILSALSALPNDGDEFGGREDWLRIGMALHAETEGSLEGEEAWHDWSAQHPSYDTTKTDEAWASFTADKEGGVTGKTIIAEAERRGWRDTSMLTDEDVETAAWTMAEIDRILEENRQTRSRGGLRLLKPRDCAEMPAREYVIKGLLAERDVGAIIGAPGSGKSVIAPYLGYAVARGVEAFDRRTKAGGVFYVAAEDALGLRKRVTALRDQHGEADGFHLVEGVTNLASVEDSRALRQAVKQHRPSLIIIDTLAAAFPGLEENESKAMGKVVSVARSLTQWGAAVLLIHHDTKAGDGLPRGHSILNGALDVSLHLRREKRLVEVRPSKNRNGTTDQSLAFSVGEIQLGTDADGDPITAPICDDESGPVVRDTATRLPASAKAALEILEALSEGGKCVTKSDWRKACVDSDAVSGAEKPDDRRKAFRRALEELARRQLFHSEGEIIHLPDAPEMLLGDEDV encoded by the coding sequence GTGGCCAAAGGCTTCACGGTCTTTCCGGCCGGGGCCAACAAGCGGCCGCTCATCAAGGGGTGGCAGGACAAGGCCAGCGATGACCCGGCCCAAATCGAGCGATGGTGGAAGAAATGGCCCAACGCCATGCCCGCGCTGCCGACCGGAAGCCGCAACGGGATCGCCGTCATGGATGTGGACTGCAAGGGTGAAAGGGACGGGCTCGCAGCGCTGGCGCTCTTCAACGACGTGGACGCCATGTCGCCGGTCTGGATCACCACGCCGAGCGGCGGCCGCCACATCTACTTCCGGCCCCCCGAAGGCATGGGCAATAGTGCTCCCGTTCCATACGGCGTAGACGTCAAGGCAGAAGGCGGCTTCGTCATCGCGCCCGGTGCGATCAACGGGAAAGGCGTCTACAGCATCACCAGCGGCTCTCTGGGCGATGACCTCCCGGAGTGGCCCAAGACCTTCCTGCCGCAGCAGAAGCCCGCCGGACAGGCCAAGGCCGAGCCCAGTGGCCGTGACTTCAGCGTGATCCTCTCTGCCCTCTCTGCGCTGCCCAACGACGGCGACGAGTTCGGCGGCCGGGAGGATTGGCTGCGGATCGGAATGGCCCTCCATGCGGAGACAGAAGGCAGCCTCGAAGGCGAAGAGGCTTGGCACGACTGGTCGGCCCAGCACCCGAGCTACGACACGACCAAGACCGATGAGGCGTGGGCGTCCTTCACGGCCGACAAGGAAGGCGGCGTCACCGGCAAAACGATCATCGCCGAGGCGGAGAGGCGCGGCTGGCGCGACACGTCCATGCTGACCGATGAGGATGTGGAAACGGCCGCTTGGACCATGGCCGAGATTGACCGGATTCTGGAAGAGAACCGCCAGACCCGCAGCAGGGGCGGCCTGAGGCTGCTGAAGCCGCGCGACTGCGCCGAGATGCCTGCCCGCGAATATGTCATCAAGGGCCTGCTGGCGGAGCGGGACGTGGGCGCGATCATCGGCGCTCCGGGCTCCGGCAAATCCGTCATCGCGCCCTATCTTGGCTATGCCGTTGCGCGAGGCGTTGAAGCCTTCGACCGGCGCACCAAGGCGGGCGGCGTCTTCTATGTCGCAGCGGAAGACGCGCTCGGCCTCAGGAAGCGTGTCACAGCGCTCCGGGACCAGCATGGCGAGGCCGACGGCTTCCATCTGGTCGAAGGCGTCACCAACCTCGCCAGTGTCGAAGACAGCCGGGCGCTGCGCCAAGCCGTGAAGCAGCACCGGCCGTCGCTCATCATCATCGACACTCTGGCAGCCGCCTTTCCGGGCCTTGAGGAGAACGAGTCCAAGGCCATGGGCAAGGTGGTCTCTGTCGCCCGCTCCCTGACCCAATGGGGCGCGGCCGTGCTTCTCATCCACCACGACACCAAGGCAGGCGACGGGCTCCCGCGCGGGCACTCCATCCTCAACGGCGCTCTGGATGTGTCGCTGCACCTGAGGCGCGAGAAACGGCTGGTGGAGGTCCGGCCGTCGAAGAACCGGAACGGCACGACCGACCAGAGCTTGGCCTTCAGCGTGGGGGAGATTCAGCTGGGCACGGATGCCGATGGCGATCCGATCACCGCGCCGATCTGCGATGACGAGAGCGGCCCGGTTGTGCGGGACACCGCCACCCGGCTGCCCGCCAGCGCCAAGGCCGCTCTGGAAATCTTGGAGGCACTTTCGGAAGGTGGCAAATGCGTCACCAAATCCGATTGGCGCAAGGCATGCGTCGACAGTGACGCCGTGTCCGGTGCTGAAAAGCCCGACGACCGGCGCAAGGCGTTCCGGCGGGCGTTGGAAGAGCTGGCCCGGCGACAGCTCTTCCACTCTGAGGGAGAGATAATCCATTTGCCCGATGCGCCTGAGATGCTGCTGGGGGACGAGGATGTATAG
- a CDS encoding electron transfer flavoprotein-ubiquinone oxidoreductase codes for MAEIERESMDYDVVIVGAGPAGLSAAIRLKQLDADLNVVVLEKGSEVGAHILSGAVLDPCGLDALIPDWKEKGAPLNVPVTKDNFYILGEAGSLRVPNFPMPPLMNNHGNYIVSMGNVCRWMAEQAEALGVEVFPGMACSELVYEGDRVKGVVAGEFGRNPDGTQGDGYEPGMVLNGKYVFLSEGVRGSLAKEVIGKYGLAEGHEPQKYGLGMKEIWEIDPAKHREGTVTHTMGWPLGGNAGGGSFIYHLENNQVYVGFVVHLNYRNPYVFPYMEFQRFKHHPMVAELLKGGKRVAYGARAISEGGYQSMPRMVAPGVALLGCSVGMVNVPRIKGNHNAMLSGKAAAEAAWEAIQAGREGDELSAYEEEVRGGAIGADLKKVRNVKPMWSKWGLWPSLGLGGLDMWTNNLFGFSLFGTMKHGKTDAEATGLAADHAPIDYPKPDGKLSFDRLTNVSFSMTNHEESQPCHLKLKDPAVPISFTLPKYAEPAQRYCPAGVYEVVEKDGKPEFVINFQNCVHCKTCDIKDPPQNINWTVPQGGDGPNYPNM; via the coding sequence ATGGCCGAGATCGAACGGGAATCGATGGACTACGACGTGGTGATCGTGGGGGCCGGTCCGGCGGGGCTTTCGGCGGCGATCCGGCTGAAGCAGCTCGATGCCGATCTGAACGTCGTGGTGCTGGAGAAGGGCTCGGAGGTGGGCGCGCATATCCTCTCCGGCGCGGTGCTGGACCCGTGCGGGCTCGATGCGCTGATCCCCGACTGGAAGGAGAAGGGCGCGCCGCTGAACGTGCCGGTGACGAAGGACAACTTCTACATCCTCGGCGAGGCGGGCAGCCTGCGGGTGCCCAACTTTCCGATGCCGCCGCTGATGAACAACCACGGCAACTACATCGTCTCCATGGGCAATGTCTGCCGCTGGATGGCGGAGCAGGCCGAGGCGCTGGGGGTGGAAGTGTTCCCCGGCATGGCCTGTTCGGAGCTGGTGTACGAGGGCGACCGGGTGAAGGGGGTTGTGGCCGGCGAGTTCGGCAGGAACCCCGATGGCACCCAGGGCGATGGCTACGAGCCGGGCATGGTGCTGAACGGCAAGTACGTGTTTCTCTCCGAGGGCGTGCGCGGCTCGCTCGCCAAGGAAGTGATTGGCAAATACGGGCTGGCCGAGGGGCATGAGCCGCAGAAGTACGGCCTTGGCATGAAGGAGATCTGGGAGATCGACCCGGCCAAGCACCGCGAGGGCACGGTGACCCACACGATGGGCTGGCCGCTGGGCGGCAATGCCGGCGGCGGCTCCTTCATCTATCACCTTGAGAACAATCAGGTTTACGTGGGCTTCGTGGTACATCTGAACTACCGCAACCCCTATGTCTTTCCCTACATGGAGTTCCAGCGGTTCAAGCATCACCCCATGGTGGCGGAGCTGCTGAAAGGCGGCAAGCGCGTGGCCTATGGCGCGCGGGCGATCAGCGAGGGCGGCTACCAGTCGATGCCCAGGATGGTGGCGCCCGGCGTGGCGCTGCTGGGCTGCTCGGTGGGCATGGTCAACGTGCCGCGGATCAAGGGCAACCACAACGCGATGCTCTCGGGCAAGGCGGCGGCGGAGGCCGCCTGGGAGGCGATTCAGGCCGGGCGCGAAGGCGACGAGCTTTCGGCCTACGAGGAAGAGGTGCGCGGCGGGGCCATCGGCGCGGACCTGAAGAAGGTGCGCAACGTGAAGCCGATGTGGAGCAAGTGGGGGCTCTGGCCGTCGCTGGGCCTGGGCGGGCTCGACATGTGGACGAACAACCTCTTCGGGTTCAGCCTGTTCGGCACCATGAAGCACGGCAAGACCGACGCCGAGGCGACCGGGCTGGCCGCGGATCACGCCCCGATCGACTACCCCAAGCCCGACGGCAAGCTGAGCTTCGACCGGCTGACCAACGTCAGCTTCTCGATGACCAACCACGAGGAGAGCCAACCCTGCCACCTGAAGCTGAAGGACCCGGCGGTGCCGATCAGCTTTACCCTGCCGAAATACGCCGAACCGGCGCAGCGCTACTGCCCGGCGGGGGTGTATGAGGTGGTGGAGAAGGACGGCAAGCCCGAGTTCGTCATCAACTTCCAGAACTGCGTGCATTGCAAGACCTGCGACATCAAGGACCCGCCGCAGAACATCAACTGGACTGTGCCTCAGGGCGGCGACGGGCCGAACTACCCGAACATGTAG
- a CDS encoding tetratricopeptide repeat protein produces the protein MIPTLLRSAAALALAVSTALPAVAQQADRGLAGSYLAARVASFNNDFRAAADYYTRALVRDRGNPLLLENAILAFVGLADFRAAVPIAQQMVATVEESQIAQLVLIADRLRKKEYQPVLDELDAGETVGPLVDGLVRAWSELALGNMDKALEAFDAAASDTGLKAFGLYHKALAFAVAGDFEGADNIFSGREAGPLRLSRRGVIAHAQVLSQLGRNPDAVELMDKAFTRDLDPELSTIRAQLEAGETLPFTVIGSADDGLAEVFLSVAGALNGETTDSYTLLYSRTSEFLRPDDNTEALLLSAELLDQMQQFELATRTYDRVSRDDPAFHAAEMGRAEALRQDGKVDAATEVLRQLARTRPEILGVHIALGDILRGEEKWAESEAAYDKAIALFEDDLETHWVVYYARGITRERLKTWALAEADFRKALELRPNQPQVLNYLGYSYVEMGENLVEALDMIERAVAERPDSGHITDSLGWVLYRLGRYDEAVGHMERAAELLPVDPIVNDHLGDVYWAVGRQLEARFQWKRALSFDPEESDALRIRRKLELGLDRVLAEEGAKPLTVVNDEG, from the coding sequence ATGATCCCCACCCTTCTGCGTTCCGCCGCGGCCCTTGCGCTTGCGGTGAGCACCGCCCTCCCTGCCGTTGCTCAACAGGCTGACCGGGGGCTCGCAGGCTCCTATCTCGCGGCCCGGGTGGCGAGCTTCAACAACGATTTCCGCGCGGCGGCCGACTACTACACCCGCGCCCTGGTGCGCGACCGCGGCAATCCGCTGCTGCTGGAGAACGCCATTCTCGCCTTTGTCGGGCTGGCCGATTTCAGGGCGGCGGTGCCGATCGCGCAGCAGATGGTGGCGACCGTCGAGGAAAGCCAGATCGCGCAGCTGGTGCTGATTGCCGACCGGCTCCGCAAGAAGGAGTACCAGCCGGTGCTCGACGAGCTGGATGCGGGCGAGACGGTGGGGCCGCTGGTGGACGGGCTGGTGCGGGCCTGGTCGGAGCTGGCCCTGGGCAACATGGACAAGGCGCTGGAGGCCTTTGACGCCGCCGCCAGCGACACCGGGCTCAAGGCCTTCGGGCTTTATCACAAGGCGCTGGCCTTCGCGGTGGCGGGCGACTTCGAAGGGGCCGACAACATCTTCTCGGGGCGCGAGGCCGGGCCGCTGCGGCTGTCGCGCCGGGGCGTGATCGCCCATGCGCAGGTGCTGAGCCAGCTGGGCCGGAACCCCGACGCGGTGGAGCTGATGGACAAGGCCTTCACCCGGGATCTGGACCCGGAGCTGAGCACCATTCGCGCGCAGCTGGAGGCGGGCGAGACCCTGCCCTTCACGGTGATCGGCTCGGCCGACGACGGGCTGGCCGAGGTGTTCCTCAGCGTTGCCGGCGCGCTCAACGGCGAGACGACCGACAGCTACACGCTGCTCTATTCGCGGACCTCCGAGTTCCTGCGCCCGGACGACAACACCGAGGCCCTTCTGCTCTCGGCGGAGCTGCTCGACCAGATGCAGCAGTTCGAGCTGGCAACGCGGACCTATGACCGGGTGTCGCGCGACGACCCGGCCTTCCATGCCGCCGAGATGGGCCGCGCCGAGGCGCTGCGGCAGGACGGCAAGGTGGATGCCGCCACGGAGGTGCTGCGCCAACTGGCGCGGACCCGTCCCGAGATCCTGGGCGTGCACATCGCGCTGGGCGACATTCTGCGCGGCGAGGAAAAATGGGCCGAGAGCGAGGCCGCCTATGACAAGGCCATCGCGCTCTTCGAGGATGACCTGGAGACCCATTGGGTCGTCTACTACGCGCGGGGCATCACCCGCGAGCGGCTGAAGACCTGGGCCCTGGCGGAGGCCGACTTTCGCAAGGCGCTGGAGCTGCGGCCGAACCAGCCGCAGGTGCTGAACTACCTCGGCTATTCCTACGTGGAGATGGGCGAGAACCTCGTCGAGGCGCTCGACATGATCGAGCGCGCGGTGGCCGAGCGGCCCGACAGCGGCCATATCACCGACAGCCTCGGCTGGGTGCTCTACCGGCTGGGCCGTTACGACGAGGCGGTGGGCCACATGGAGCGTGCCGCGGAGCTGCTGCCCGTCGATCCCATCGTGAACGACCACCTGGGCGATGTGTACTGGGCCGTGGGGCGGCAATTGGAGGCGCGGTTCCAGTGGAAACGGGCGCTCAGCTTCGACCCGGAGGAGAGCGATGCGCTGCGCATCCGCCGCAAGCTGGAGCTGGGCCTCGACAGGGTGCTCGCGGAGGAGGGGGCCAAGCCGCTGACGGTCGTGAATGACGAAGGTTGA
- a CDS encoding 4-(cytidine 5'-diphospho)-2-C-methyl-D-erythritol kinase, with protein MTKVEAFAPAKINLALHVTGRRSDGYHMLDSLVCFAAVGDHLSLRDAPGMSLGASGPFGAIVPAGPGNLVLRAAELMEAEAARQGIAVGGVSIQLEKHLPMSAGLGGGSADAAATLRGLSELWGVPVPGPHALAMALGADVPVCLDPETAWRMQGIGEELTRLERLPALNLLLVNPGVPVATAAVFGRLERADNAPMPEIPAAPTRRELVDWLTWQRNDLEAPACSLAPEIGEVLDELRGLEGTMLARMSGSGATCFAIFEDNEARDRAAGLLRDERPEWWVAEA; from the coding sequence ATGACGAAGGTTGAGGCCTTCGCCCCGGCCAAGATCAACCTCGCCCTCCACGTCACCGGCCGCCGCAGCGACGGGTATCACATGCTCGACAGCCTGGTGTGCTTTGCCGCGGTCGGCGACCACCTGAGCCTGCGGGACGCACCGGGCATGAGCCTTGGCGCATCGGGGCCGTTCGGTGCGATCGTGCCGGCAGGGCCGGGCAACCTGGTGCTCCGGGCCGCGGAGCTGATGGAGGCCGAGGCGGCGCGGCAGGGCATTGCGGTGGGCGGTGTCTCGATCCAGCTCGAAAAGCACCTGCCGATGTCGGCCGGGCTCGGCGGCGGGTCGGCGGATGCCGCCGCGACCCTGCGGGGGCTTTCGGAGCTATGGGGGGTGCCGGTGCCGGGGCCGCATGCGCTGGCCATGGCGCTCGGGGCCGATGTGCCGGTGTGCCTCGATCCCGAGACCGCCTGGCGGATGCAGGGGATCGGCGAGGAGCTGACGCGGCTGGAGCGGCTTCCGGCGCTGAACCTGCTGCTGGTCAACCCGGGCGTGCCGGTGGCGACGGCGGCGGTGTTCGGGCGGCTCGAGCGGGCCGACAATGCGCCCATGCCGGAGATCCCGGCGGCGCCCACGCGGCGGGAGCTGGTGGATTGGCTGACGTGGCAGCGCAATGACCTCGAAGCGCCGGCCTGCTCGCTCGCGCCCGAGATCGGCGAGGTGCTCGACGAGCTCCGGGGACTGGAAGGCACTATGCTGGCGCGGATGTCGGGCTCGGGCGCCACCTGCTTTGCCATCTTCGAGGACAACGAGGCCCGCGACCGCGCGGCGGGCCTGCTGCGCGACGAACGCCCCGAGTGGTGGGTGGCGGAAGCCTAG
- a CDS encoding polyprenyl synthetase family protein — MEAVNALIAERMASEHAPRIPEVSAHLIDAGGKRLRPMLVLAAARLCDYAGPFHLHLAATVEFIHTATLLHDDVVDESAQRRGRPTANLLWDNKSSVLVGDYLFARAFQLMVEPGNLRVLSILSNAAATIAEGEVLQLTAAQNLATDECVYLKIIRGKTAALFSAATEAGAVIAGAPDAVTQALFDYGDALGIAFQIVDDYLDYAGDAGATGKNVGDDFRERKLTLPVIKAVALADAEERAFWKRCIERGKQEEGDLETALSLLARHGTLEATRTEATRWADRAKAALAPLPESDMRSMLTDLADYVVARIR, encoded by the coding sequence ATGGAGGCAGTGAACGCGCTCATTGCCGAGCGCATGGCCTCCGAACATGCCCCCCGCATCCCCGAGGTCTCGGCCCACCTGATCGACGCCGGCGGCAAGCGGCTCCGTCCCATGCTCGTGCTCGCCGCGGCCCGCCTCTGCGACTATGCCGGGCCGTTCCATCTGCATCTCGCCGCGACGGTCGAATTCATCCATACCGCCACGCTGTTGCACGACGATGTGGTCGACGAGAGCGCCCAGCGCCGCGGCCGGCCCACCGCCAACCTGCTGTGGGACAACAAGTCCTCGGTTCTGGTGGGCGATTACCTCTTCGCCCGCGCCTTCCAGCTCATGGTCGAGCCGGGCAACCTGCGGGTTCTGTCGATCCTGTCCAACGCGGCCGCAACCATCGCCGAGGGCGAGGTGCTGCAGCTCACCGCGGCGCAGAACCTCGCCACCGACGAGTGCGTCTATCTCAAGATCATCCGCGGCAAGACCGCCGCGCTCTTCTCGGCGGCCACCGAGGCCGGTGCGGTGATCGCCGGGGCCCCCGACGCCGTGACGCAAGCGCTCTTCGACTACGGCGACGCGCTCGGCATCGCCTTCCAGATCGTCGATGACTACCTCGACTACGCCGGCGATGCCGGTGCCACCGGCAAGAACGTGGGCGACGACTTCCGCGAGCGCAAGCTGACCCTGCCGGTCATCAAGGCCGTGGCCCTCGCCGATGCCGAGGAGCGGGCATTCTGGAAGCGCTGCATCGAGCGTGGCAAGCAGGAGGAGGGAGACCTGGAGACGGCTCTGTCGCTGCTTGCCCGGCACGGCACGCTCGAGGCCACACGCACCGAGGCGACCCGCTGGGCCGACCGCGCCAAGGCAGCCCTGGCCCCGCTGCCCGAAAGCGACATGCGCAGCATGCTCACCGATCTCGCCGATTACGTCGTCGCCCGCATCCGCTAG
- a CDS encoding DUF2007 domain-containing protein: protein MKAVLRTTDPTQLAFAKALLDGEDIACFEMDVHMSVLEGSIGILPRRLMVADADHAEAVEVLRDNGVDGVVD, encoded by the coding sequence ATGAAGGCCGTTCTGCGCACCACCGACCCGACACAACTCGCATTCGCCAAGGCTCTGCTGGACGGCGAGGATATAGCTTGCTTCGAAATGGACGTCCACATGAGCGTGCTCGAGGGCTCCATCGGAATATTGCCGCGCCGGTTGATGGTGGCGGATGCCGACCACGCCGAGGCCGTGGAAGTGCTGCGGGACAATGGGGTGGATGGCGTTGTCGATTGA
- a CDS encoding tRNA1(Val) (adenine(37)-N6)-methyltransferase: MRAWQPVAGYRAGVDAVLLAAAVPARPGETALELGAGAGVASLCLASRVAGMVQTAVERDPGYAHLAGRNAAQNGVALEIVEADLAALPETVKARRFDHVMFNPPYFDRTRGSASPDVAREMAVGEETPIGIWVDVAARRLAPGGWLTVIHKAERMPELLGAIVARGGFGGAAVLPLAGRTGRPAGRVIVQARKGARAEARLLAPLVLHEGPVHETDAEDYTAEVSAILREGAALRRLL, from the coding sequence GTGCGGGCGTGGCAACCGGTTGCGGGCTACCGGGCGGGGGTGGATGCGGTGCTGCTGGCGGCGGCGGTGCCGGCCCGGCCCGGAGAGACGGCGCTGGAGCTGGGGGCCGGGGCCGGGGTGGCAAGCCTGTGCCTGGCCTCGCGGGTGGCGGGCATGGTGCAGACGGCGGTCGAGCGCGATCCGGGCTACGCGCATCTGGCGGGCCGGAACGCGGCCCAGAACGGGGTGGCGCTGGAGATCGTGGAGGCCGACCTGGCGGCGCTGCCCGAAACGGTGAAGGCGCGGCGCTTCGACCATGTAATGTTCAACCCGCCCTATTTTGACCGCACCCGGGGCAGCGCCTCGCCGGATGTGGCGCGCGAGATGGCCGTGGGCGAGGAAACGCCGATCGGCATATGGGTGGATGTGGCCGCCCGGAGGCTGGCGCCGGGGGGCTGGCTCACGGTGATTCACAAGGCCGAGCGGATGCCCGAGTTGCTCGGTGCGATCGTGGCGCGGGGCGGCTTTGGCGGGGCCGCGGTGCTGCCCCTTGCCGGGCGCACGGGGCGACCGGCGGGTCGGGTGATCGTGCAGGCGCGCAAGGGCGCGCGGGCCGAGGCCCGCCTGCTGGCACCGCTGGTGCTGCACGAGGGGCCGGTGCACGAGACGGATGCCGAGGACTACACCGCGGAAGTCTCGGCAATTCTCCGCGAAGGGGCCGCCCTGAGGCGGCTATTGTGA
- a CDS encoding YdcH family protein → MSVTAHLQELRRKHQVLSAEVEEAQRSPGVSDFAIAEMKKQKLKLKEEISRLAN, encoded by the coding sequence ATGTCCGTGACTGCCCATCTTCAGGAGCTCCGTCGCAAACACCAGGTACTCTCGGCCGAGGTGGAAGAGGCGCAACGAAGCCCCGGGGTGAGTGACTTTGCCATCGCGGAGATGAAAAAGCAGAAGCTGAAGCTGAAGGAAGAGATCAGCCGGCTGGCGAACTGA
- a CDS encoding DMT family transporter: MTRSLATAIGFTAILMWALLALFTVGSGPVPPLQLNAICFSIGGAIGLIWCAARPGGFARMIAPGWKVIAFGTAGLFGYHFFYFSALRVAPPAQAGLVAYLWPLLIVLLSGLLPGERLRAGHVLGAITGFVGAALLISKGGAGLSAEWAKGYALAFACALTWSSYTVLSRRLGAAPSEVVTLFCLASALLSAVAHLALEETAWPHDGLGWASMLALGLGPVGLAFYVWDIGVKRGNIQLLGTASYAAPLLSTLVLVLAGVAKPTEWLAASALLITLGAVLAARASARAPKLSSPAG; encoded by the coding sequence ATGACCCGCTCTCTCGCCACCGCCATCGGCTTCACCGCCATCCTGATGTGGGCCCTGCTCGCGCTCTTCACCGTGGGATCCGGCCCGGTGCCGCCGCTTCAGCTCAATGCCATCTGCTTCAGCATCGGCGGGGCAATCGGGTTGATCTGGTGCGCGGCGCGGCCCGGCGGCTTTGCCCGCATGATCGCGCCCGGCTGGAAGGTGATCGCGTTCGGCACCGCCGGGCTCTTCGGCTACCACTTCTTCTATTTTTCCGCCCTGCGCGTCGCCCCGCCCGCCCAGGCCGGGCTCGTCGCCTACCTCTGGCCGCTCCTGATCGTGCTGCTGTCCGGCCTCCTGCCGGGAGAGAGGTTGCGGGCCGGGCATGTGCTAGGGGCGATCACCGGTTTTGTCGGGGCGGCCCTGCTGATTTCCAAGGGCGGCGCGGGGCTCTCGGCCGAATGGGCCAAGGGCTACGCCCTTGCCTTCGCCTGCGCCCTCACTTGGTCGAGCTACACGGTGCTCTCGCGGCGGCTCGGCGCGGCCCCCTCGGAGGTCGTCACCCTCTTCTGCCTCGCCTCGGCCCTGCTCTCCGCCGTGGCGCATCTCGCGCTGGAAGAAACCGCCTGGCCACATGACGGGCTCGGCTGGGCCAGCATGCTGGCGCTCGGTCTGGGGCCGGTGGGCTTGGCCTTCTATGTCTGGGATATCGGGGTGAAGCGCGGAAACATCCAGCTCCTCGGAACCGCCTCCTACGCGGCCCCGCTGCTCTCCACCCTCGTGCTGGTGCTCGCGGGAGTGGCAAAGCCGACCGAGTGGCTGGCCGCCTCTGCCCTCCTGATCACGCTGGGCGCGGTGCTCGCAGCCCGTGCGAGCGCGCGCGCGCCAAAACTCAGTTCGCCAGCCGGCTGA
- the gcvA gene encoding transcriptional regulator GcvA: MPAALPPLTALRAFEAAARHLSFARAAEELHVTPQALSLQIKSLEEHLGAPVFRRLNRAVELTEAGRALVPGAREGFSALTRGWAAARRATDPARLTVTAGPAFTAKWLAPRLPDFARAHPDIELNFSASLRRMDFETDGIDLAIRFSDRDDPGLFNTCLCDEWAAPMMSPALAAAHPTPESLVTAPLVHTDNYPFGPDTLDWPRYFRAAGLTPPAPGGPRFSHADHATDAAVSGTGVVLGRWSIAQGDLASGALVAPYPLAIRLPHRYRLLCRSGEETRPQIAAFLAWILARIADTPDPGLSLTFLDFAELP, encoded by the coding sequence ATGCCCGCCGCCCTGCCCCCGCTCACCGCGCTGCGTGCCTTCGAGGCCGCGGCCCGGCACCTGTCGTTCGCGCGCGCCGCCGAGGAGCTGCACGTCACCCCGCAGGCGCTGTCGCTGCAGATCAAGTCGCTCGAAGAGCACCTCGGCGCGCCGGTCTTCCGCCGCCTCAACCGCGCGGTCGAACTCACCGAGGCGGGCCGTGCGCTGGTGCCCGGTGCCCGCGAGGGGTTTTCCGCCCTCACCCGTGGCTGGGCCGCCGCCCGCCGTGCCACCGACCCGGCCCGCCTCACCGTCACCGCCGGCCCCGCTTTCACCGCCAAGTGGCTCGCGCCCCGCCTGCCCGACTTCGCCCGCGCGCATCCCGACATCGAGTTGAACTTCTCCGCCAGCCTGCGCCGGATGGACTTCGAGACCGACGGGATCGACCTTGCCATCCGCTTCTCCGACCGTGACGATCCGGGCCTCTTCAACACCTGCCTCTGCGACGAATGGGCCGCGCCGATGATGAGCCCCGCCCTCGCCGCCGCCCACCCCACGCCCGAGAGCCTCGTCACCGCCCCCCTGGTGCACACCGACAACTACCCCTTCGGCCCCGATACACTCGACTGGCCGCGCTACTTCAGGGCCGCCGGCCTGACGCCCCCCGCGCCGGGGGGCCCGCGCTTTTCTCATGCCGACCACGCCACCGATGCCGCCGTCTCCGGAACCGGGGTGGTGCTGGGCCGCTGGTCGATCGCGCAGGGCGACCTGGCCTCGGGCGCGCTGGTCGCGCCCTATCCACTGGCCATCCGGCTTCCGCACCGCTACAGGCTGCTCTGCCGGTCGGGCGAAGAAACCCGCCCGCAGATCGCCGCCTTCCTTGCCTGGATCCTCGCCCGCATCGCCGACACCCCCGACCCGGGCCTTTCGCTCACCTTCCTCGACTTCGCCGAGTTGCCATGA
- the phbB gene encoding acetoacetyl-CoA reductase: MTRVALVTGGSRGIGEAISKALKAEGYEVAATYAGNDEKAKAFTEATGIKTYKWDVADYAASKAGIDKITEEIGPIDTVVANAGITRDAMFHRMTPEQWNEVIGTNLTGVFNTVHPCWPGMRERKFGRVIVISSINGQKGQAGQVNYAATKAGDLGIVKSLAQEGARAGITANAICPGYIATEMVMSIDESVRDKIIAGIPAGRLGTPEEIARCVLFLASEDSGFINGSTISANGAQFFV, translated from the coding sequence ATGACCCGCGTTGCACTCGTCACCGGCGGAAGCCGGGGAATTGGCGAAGCCATATCGAAAGCCCTGAAGGCGGAAGGCTACGAAGTGGCCGCCACCTACGCCGGCAACGACGAGAAGGCCAAGGCCTTCACCGAGGCCACCGGCATCAAGACCTACAAGTGGGACGTGGCCGACTATGCCGCCTCCAAGGCCGGGATCGACAAGATCACCGAGGAGATCGGCCCGATCGACACCGTTGTCGCCAATGCCGGCATCACCCGTGACGCCATGTTCCACCGGATGACCCCGGAGCAGTGGAACGAGGTGATCGGCACCAACCTCACCGGCGTCTTCAACACCGTCCACCCCTGCTGGCCTGGCATGCGCGAGCGCAAGTTCGGCCGGGTGATCGTGATTTCCTCGATCAACGGCCAGAAGGGCCAGGCCGGCCAGGTGAACTACGCCGCCACCAAGGCGGGCGACCTCGGCATCGTCAAGTCGCTGGCCCAGGAAGGCGCCCGCGCCGGCATCACCGCCAACGCGATCTGCCCCGGCTACATCGCCACCGAGATGGTCATGTCCATCGACGAGAGCGTGCGCGACAAGATCATCGCGGGCATCCCGGCGGGCCGCCTCGGCACGCCCGAGGAGATCGCCCGCTGCGTGCTGTTCCTCGCTTCCGAGGACTCGGGTTTCATCAACGGCTCGACCATCTCGGCCAACGGCGCGCAGTTCTTCGTCTAG